The window AAGTTAAAGGGATCCAAACAAGGATGTCATTCCTAATTGTCACCATCTTCATAGTTCTACAATTGACCTTTATTTTATTTTATGTGATTTAGCATGGCATATAATTAACTTGGGACTTTAGGAGAACAACAGTGCAACAAACTCATTTTAATGCTAAGTATTTGAGATGTATAGAGGGCAACTACCAAAAGAGACTGTTTCTTAATCTGCTATACATAATCTAGTATTAATTGGTTTCTCCCTTAGAATAAGAAAATCTTTAGTCTTAATATCTTTAGACTTACACATACTTGTAGATTAACTGTTTGGTTGGAACAAAAGGAGGACAGCTATAATACAGGAATATAGGATCATAGTTAGTTTAATTAGAAGTAATTGACCTATTCTATATACATATTAAGGCCATTGAAAACACGAGAGATTCTAAATCTCAATATATATGTACAAGTATCAAGCTAATATCCTGATTAGTTAGTCACATAGAAAATACATATTCTGTGATGCAGACAATGTAACTGAAGTGTAACACCTAAGTTGATGCTAATTTTCTTATTAGTAATGCATCGATATGGTCAACTATACTCTCATTTTCTAATTTCCCTTCTGAAAAATGAAGAATGAAGAAAAATTTCGAAACATCGATACAAAGTGTCCCCATGTAGTGGTGGTAGTGCTGGGAGATGATGCATAATGCTGAGAGACACAGTGATAGTGGTGGTTAGCACGACCTGCATCCAATTATACACCATTACACGGTTTACACCTTGCTATATATGCAAATTCATCAAATATGGAAATTTTCAAATTGTGCAAGTTTCGCCACAATGTTAGATGATAATATGATTTCATTGTTCCTCATGAGTCATGACCCTGTACTTGGTTTGCAAAAGATTCACCAAGTCAATCTTAAAAGAGACACTAGAACGAGTAGTGAAACCTTGGGAGACATCATAATGATATATGTATGATCCACCATTGAGGGATTCATAGTTACTTAAGGGACAAGAAAAAGAAGCACTCATCATCAGAATGCAACATTGGAGATCAAATTAAGCTTTCAAGCTTCTCTGGTCGGATATGTGCTGTGTGTTACTCAATCTCCATGATAGCGAAAGAGCAAGAACTTGGAAATCATCAGCACACCCAGATTGAAATTAACATACATTTTCGGAGATTGAATACATAAATTAATACAAGAATTAGTAGTGATCGAAAGAGAAGAACTGATGATGGTGAAAAGAAGAGGATCAAGCTCAATCAAAATCATATAGTCTCATTAACTGTTGCAACAGCTTGTAACTTATGATCAGTGATCATGAAACTAGAAGAAAAGTATGAAATATGTTCAATGACTACTCTGATTCAAAAGTAGAATAGATCTTGTTCCAAATTGTTGAAGCCATCCCATGAAAGCATGGAATCCACACTCTCAACCCATTGTTGTAGACAGTTCTGTTGCAGTAGCAATTGATCGCCTATTATAGAAGGGTTGTAATTAGACTCTTCCACAGAAAATGAAGAATTAGTAGTAGTTGTAGCAGCACTAGTGTTGTTGGAACTAGTGGTGCTGCTGTTGCTAACTCCTTGGTTCAACATGAATTCTTCCAAATCCAAGCTTCCACAAAACATATCATAATTTTTCAAAACATCAGTAGTCTCATCAAAGGCACTTAAGTCAACCTCATTGGGAAGTTCTTCAAATCCCTTATTCCCATTATCCTCATCCTGCAGCAATTTCGGCTCCGAGCCATTGTCTTGTCCTAGTTCTGTTGAAATATCAGTAACTATCTCTTTATTTTCTTCCATGCTTTCTTTTGGCTCAATGGCTTTGTTGTTCACAGAGTCTACTCCAAGAAGCTTTAATCTCTTCTTGATTCGTGTATTCCAGTGGTTCTTGATCTCATTATCCGTCCTACCCGGAAAATGTGAAGCAATCTTAGACCACCTGTACATCAATCAATTTACTATATATTAGGCCTTGGTAACAGAATCAGTTTTTACCCTATTACATTTTGTGCAAGGACTA of the Fragaria vesca subsp. vesca linkage group LG6, FraVesHawaii_1.0, whole genome shotgun sequence genome contains:
- the LOC101312958 gene encoding myb-related protein 315-like; translation: MGRQPCCDKVGLKRGPWTIEEDHKLMNFILNNGIHCWRMVPKLAGLLRCGKSCRLRWINYLRPDLKRGAFTEAEENQIIQLHSCLGNRWSKIASHFPGRTDNEIKNHWNTRIKKRLKLLGVDSVNNKAIEPKESMEENKEIVTDISTELGQDNGSEPKLLQDEDNGNKGFEELPNEVDLSAFDETTDVLKNYDMFCGSLDLEEFMLNQGVSNSSTTSSNNTSAATTTTNSSFSVEESNYNPSIIGDQLLLQQNCLQQWVESVDSMLSWDGFNNLEQDLFYF